A single Paratractidigestivibacter faecalis DNA region contains:
- a CDS encoding YraN family protein, translating to MAELDELTYEAVEDEDSFLDQEWAPTEAAHARDEDAACEDDCEDEGELGLTQAQLEELARLYPERVRVRRPLADMTTKEVGREGEVMAAAFLLSNDFEILDTNWRCGGREADIVALDGDEVVLVEVKTRRRPTGGRDEIPELAVDHRKQEGYRALALLYMAFHSEVRHIRFDVIAINLVVGGGSRIRHLVGAFVWDE from the coding sequence TTTCTCGACCAGGAATGGGCCCCGACCGAGGCGGCGCATGCGCGCGACGAGGATGCGGCCTGCGAGGATGACTGCGAGGACGAGGGGGAGCTGGGCCTCACGCAGGCGCAGCTGGAAGAGCTCGCGCGGCTCTATCCGGAGCGCGTCCGCGTGCGGCGCCCGCTTGCCGACATGACGACCAAGGAGGTGGGCCGCGAGGGCGAGGTCATGGCAGCCGCGTTTCTGCTGTCCAACGACTTCGAGATACTGGACACCAACTGGCGCTGCGGAGGGCGAGAGGCGGACATCGTGGCACTCGACGGGGACGAGGTCGTCCTCGTCGAGGTGAAGACCAGGCGCCGTCCCACAGGCGGCAGGGACGAGATTCCGGAGCTTGCCGTAGACCATCGAAAGCAGGAGGGCTACCGCGCCCTTGCCCTTCTGTACATGGCATTTCACTCCGAGGTGAGGCACATCCGCTTTGACGTGATAGCGATCAACCTCGTCGTTGGCGGCGGAAGCAGGATCCGCCACCTCGTCGGCGCCTTCGTCTGGGACGAGTGA